The window TCGTAATCCTATTCTGAATCATAAGCAGGGGGAGCTTCCATAAGTTAAGAGTATCAAGAGAagttgcaaaatggacatatcttgGGTGATTTCTTGAGGATCATCAGGGctaacactatcaggtgacatgtTTGATGATTGATAACCAACACCACCTGCCTAGGATCTTAGTCTGACTGATGAGACGACTACCATGACGAGAAGGGTAGGGCATGCATCCCACCTGCATCCGGGTGGTTCCCCTGATCAGCGCTcacttggtgttggtggtggcagtatCCATGGTACTGCTGCTGGAGCTGGGATGCAGCCGGAGCCGCCGTTGTGCTGGTAGTAACGGCAGTGCTGCAATAGCAGCGGCGTGCTATGATCTGTTAGACGCGTGCAACATGGGCGCGCCCTTGTCTCCCAGGCTCACGTAAGACAGCCCGGTGAGCGAGACGTCGCCGTTGTTGGACAGCCGCGCCaccttgccgccgccgctgccaccgtaATGTAtcatcacgccgccgccgccgccgagatgATGCGCCTCCGCGGGGACCATGATGTGCGCCGGTGCCGGGTTGTCTGACAGAAGAGAGAGAGCACAGTTGTGGTCCGGCCCCCGTCATGGGCGAACATGGTGGTCTTGCCGTTTCTGTGccggctgctgttgctgctgctctccgAGGAAGGTGTGATGGTGAAGGCCGGCGGCTGGCAGCCGAACgtggcctcgccgccgccgtcggtcaGGAAGGGGAAGTGCTTCCTCTCCGGCTTGCCGTGGTGGAAGAGGGAGGCGGCGCCGCTGAAAGGAGTAGTACTGCTCGTGGAACGCGTCGGCCTCCGTCTTCACGGCGATGCCGCCGGGTCACTTGGGCTCCGCCATGGACGTCGGGAAGAATATTTGCGGGTACGACGCGAATCTTGTCACTCCTGTTCACAAGCAATGATGGGGAGCTAACAGCATGAGGTTGGTGAGGAGCTTGCGCCTGATCTGCTGCGCCTCGTTCACCTCGCGGAGGAAGATTGCGTTCTCTTGGACGCCCTTGATGTTGAAGGTGAGCGGCTCGGCGCCGCTGGCGATCACAAGCTTGTCGTAGGCCACCCTGAAGCGGTAGGGGTTGGTGGGCAGCTGCTCGTCTCCGGCCGCCACCGTGCAGTACACCTCGTGCTTCCGCGTGTCGATGCCGGTGCAGTTGGCGAGGAAGAAGTATGATCCGAGGCGGGTGGCGAGCGCCGGCTGGATGCGGCTGACGGGCTCCACCACGGACCGGAACTCCAGCGTGCCGACGTACGTCGACGCAAGCAGCGGCGTGAACACCATGTGGTTCCTCGGGGACACGCACACCACGTCGTAGACGGAGGTGTCAACATCCTTGAGGAACCGGCACGCCGCCCGCCCGGAGCCGAGCACCACCACGCGGGGCTTGTTCTTGAGGCCCGTTGGGCCCAGATCCGGCAACGCCGCCATTGCCTCAGCGGGGTCCTCGGTATCGGAGTACTCCGCCGCCACGGGCTCTGCTGCCGCGGGGAGCAGCCTCGCAGGGGTCGCGCTGATGCTTCTGCTCGGGCTGTAGAGATGGCCCGCCGCGCCCGCGCCGCACTTGTCGGCGAGGCCGATGCACGCGAGGCTGTGGAACAACGACGCGGCGTGGCTGCTCCGTGGCCCCAGCGTTGCCGCATTGCGCAGCGCGGACGCCGCCGGGGTGGGCACACCGCCCTCGGACGCGATCCTCGAGAGGGACTGCGACAGCTGCGAGCTCCTGGCGATCCTAGACCAAGCCATTGAAACGTGTGTGCTGCGCTGCTTCTACCGACTGTATCTGGTGCGAGTTGTTGGCTTGTTGCAGATGTCACTGCGATTGTTCGGTAAGAAGACTTGGATCAGCAAAGCAAATCATCCAACATTGCTGAATCAAGGAAACGGCAGGGGCCTTCGTGCAAAATTGCCAGAGCTGACCGGTCCACCCTCTGGACTGCCACTTGTCACGCTGTGATTAGCTGTGGACCAAAACATCACATAGAGTGTCAAGTTGTGGGAGTCCTCAGTAACATTTTGCAAGTTTTGGACTAAAACATCACATTATGTGCAAGTTTGTGGATCTGGGGTGCTATTACCTCCCAGGAAATTACCCTGCTAGACCATCAGAACTTATCATCAGGGTTTGCCTTTCATGTTCAGCAGAGAAGAAACAAAAGCACAAGTAATGAAAGAAAAAACTTACAGATATTCATGCTGCAGTATAGTGCATTTAGCAGATGGGAAGGTTAAAACAAATTGTCTGTCCTTATCGCACTAGCCACAAAAATGTACGGGTTCTATCAGAACTACCAAAAATGATGCATGTATCACGATGCGAGTCGCCCAAAAACAATTCCCCAGAATACCAGAGCTCCAAACCACTTGTTTGACACAAATCTGCGGAGTAGAGATGAAACACAATGAGTTTAAGCACTTCATAAGCAGTCTAACAAACCAATGAACACACCATCTGTTTTAAATCTCGATGATCTCGATGTAAAGAAACATACTTCCTGTTGCAGTCTGAGCGGTCAGACAAGTCGACGGTTGAAATCTGCCATGCCAACTGTGCAGCTGCGGCTGTCAGAAGAGGGTAGTACGGCCATGCTATCGCACATGATTAAAGTAAGCAGTCAATATATATAATTTAAAAACAATGTAATTTTCATAGAGCATGACATTCTTATAACGAGCACCGACCAAGTTCAGCATTGTAGCCACTGAGTGCAAAGCTGCCAATCGATGCAGCACCGAAGGCACTGATCCATTGCTTGGTCGAATCTCCAAACCTTAATGCTGTGGACTTAACTCCTACTTTGAGGTCATCTTCTTTGTCCTGGAATGTATATGGATACGACCATAAGAAGCAATGCTTTTGCTCAGTTTAGATATGAAagaacaccactagtaaaatacctGATGTGCATATATGGTATCGTACACCAATGTCCAACATATACCAGCACTATACAATGGGAGGATGACAGCAGGATCTAGGCTCCCTTTGATAGCAGCCCATCCTAACAGAGCTCCTCAGTTGAAGGTCAAGCCAAGAAATGCCTGAGGCTGTTACAGATGCATTGGAAGTAATGTAAGTGATTACTCTCAGGACAAaagattatgctagtaaaactttgcATGTGCTTAGAACATACCCAAGATGTGAACCTCTTCATCAAGGGATAAGAGAAGACCAAAAGAAGAGATGACGCCCCAAGAACATGGCTACATGGAAAATGAGACAAATTAGAGGTGGATATTACAATAATGACATAAGCAAAATACATCTGAAAAGCTGTCATATCTTTGCAGTTTATTTGAAATGAGGGATAGCATCCAAAACAGACAAACTGCATTCCAGTCACACAAGCAAAGAAGAGCAATTTACCTAAAGTCGTTTAGTTGGAGAAGAATGCCCAATCCCAGCAGCAACTGAGATCCGAGGAAGCACACTCCCTGAGAATGGGTTAGAGCACCTGATGCAAAAGGCCTGCTTTTGGTATGCTCAACCTACACGAGGAACAGATCGATGAATTCCATGCGACCCCTAGAAGATATCATCATCACTTCATTGCATGAGCCACTTAAGTAGTAACACAGTAGAGAACACTCAAATCTAAGAGTATGGCCTACATCCTGTTAAAGTGTATAATTTAAAACGTATGTACGGTACATGTATAAACCGTACGTACGAGTAGATAAGGGTTGGCATTACGTTTGTAATCTCGGTTGTTAGGGTTGTTGCGAGATTGATCTCATACCTTCCGTATAGATCATTACTTGGAGATCAATCTAGCAACTACCTGACAACTAACTCTGTaatctctatgcctatataaacacgTGGCGCGTCCATCTGGCACATCTGGCACAAAATTGACACCACTTTCTCCTCTGTTTGAACCTGCATCATCACACTCGGCCAAGGGATTAGGAGGATTAGTCAAAGATAAATCATTACAGTCATTAGCACCCCCATAATGGACACCAGAGAGATTGGAAGGTAGTAACAAAATTTCTTTGCGAAGGAGAGCTCCGGCATTTGGGTGGAGTTTGGTGAAGGGGAATTGAGTCTCATCAAAAACAACGTCGCAAAGCCGGTTGTGGCCGCTTGGCTTTTTGCTTTTGGCAAttgtggctctttgtgagcttgcCATTACTTTGTTTCAGACTGTAGGACCTTGTTGAACCTATTTGCTTATTTATAAAGGTGgttgtatgcatcgttctgatgcagaggccagggagttcccccttttcgaaaaaaaaacaatGCCACGAGAGATATAAACGCGTCCACTAGACACATCAAGACACTTAACTCCTTTGTATTTGTCACTATAGCCAAGAAAGACACACTGAGTAGAACGAAACATAAGTTTGCGTTTGTTATAGGGACGCAAATTTGGCCAACAGGCACACCCAAAAACACGGAGAGATGTGTAGACAAGTTTAGTATGCAAGAGACGTCCTGTGGGAGTTTCATTGTTGATAACACAACTAGGAAGAATATTGATGAGATGCACGGCAGTAAGAAAAGGTTCATCCCAAAATTTGAGAGGCATAGATGCAGAAGCAAGTAAAGCAAGGCCAACTTCAACAGTATGTCGATGCTTACGTTCTGCGGAACCATTCTGTTGATGGGCATGTGGAGAGGAGACATGATGGGAGATTCCTATTTGTTGGAAAAAAGAGTCTaatttttcatactcaccaccccaatcATATTGTACAGCAAGAATCTTACTATTCAATTGGCGTTCAACAAGAGCTTGAAAGTTGTAAAAGACTTGAAAAACATCAGATCTTTTCTTGAGAAGATAAATCCAAGTATATTTGCTATAATCATCAATAAAACTAACATAATAGGTATGTCTCCCAACGGAGGagggagcaggaccccatacatcaagAAAAAAAAGAGTTCCAAAGGTTTGACAGAAACACTAGTGGAAACGGGAtatggtaattgatgacttttagctctctgacatgaatcacaaatagtGTCTAAACTATAATCACCAACAGCCGGGAGCTTATTTTTACTAAGAACTTGATGAACAATAGAAAAAGCAGGGTGGCCTAAACGATGATGGCATCTA is drawn from Triticum dicoccoides isolate Atlit2015 ecotype Zavitan unplaced genomic scaffold, WEW_v2.0 scaffold16173, whole genome shotgun sequence and contains these coding sequences:
- the LOC119344277 gene encoding internal alternative NAD(P)H-ubiquinone oxidoreductase A1, mitochondrial-like, translating into MAWSRIARSSQLSQSLSRIASEGGVPTPAASALRNAATLGPRSSHAASLFHSLACIGLADKCGAGAAGHLYSPSRSISATPARLLPAAAEPVAAEYSDTEDPAEAMAALPDLGPTGLKNKPRVVVLGSGRAACRFLKDVDTSVYDVVCVSPRNHMVFTPLLASTYVGTLEFRSVVEPVSRIQPALATRLGSYFFLANCTGIDTRKHEVYCTVAAGDEQLPTNPYRFRVAYDKLVIASGAEPLTFNIKGVQENAIFLREVNEAQQIRRKLLTNLMLLAPHHCL